The genome window ATTTATCAGCAATATCTGTTATTCGTGATGATGATATGATGCAAATTGATGGTGACAACTTCTATTTAGAAGAAGATGACATGGTATTATTCCGTGGAAATAAGGATAATGTTGAAGAATTCTTTAATCAAACAGATAAAATGTAATAAAAAAAAAATACAATCTTTAATCTCCCCTTCATATTTTTTTCTTTTTTTCTAAGCTACTTCTTTTTTTTTACTAAAAATTAATAAAAAAACTAAAACTAATTTAAAACCAAAAACAGCACCCTCTTTTTTTCTAGAATAAAAAAAAAATTATTTAATAAAAATTAGTATAAACTTCAAGAAATACTTTATAATTAATAAATCATTTTAATAAAAAAAAAAGAATAAGAGAAAAAAAAAGATTTTATTTTATTTTATCTTAAAAAAATATATAGATAAAAACAATTAAAAAAAAAACCCCTCTTTTTTTCTTTAACCTACTAGGCAAGTAAATTAAATACAAATATTCCCATGTAGAATGATAAATACCATGATGGTATTGCAAGTAGTACTAGAAATGTTCCACCAGTCCACTTTTTAAAATTTAATGGCATAATTTTATCCCATACATCTGGAAACAATACAATTGTCTGCATAAAAATACCAAAAGCAACAATAAAAGGCACACCATGATATATTAAAGCAGAAAAACCTTGTATTATAGGAAAAAAACCTACAATTGATGCAATGCAAATATATGATAAGGAAGAATAATACTTATCATTAAAATCTATATATTTTTTATTACGCCTATATAAAACTTCAAGTTCCTTATATCTCCATCTCCATAATTTAAAAATAAAAAAATCACTCAAATTAGGAAGTCCAAAAGAGTTAAAAGTATTTTTTCTCAAACCTACTACAACCATTGGATAAATTATACACATCATAAATAAGCTAATACATAAAGTAACTTCAGGCATTATTAATATTTTAAAACGATCAAGTAGGATTATAGTTGCAGAGGCAATAAAGTAAGAACTTCCAAATAATTTCCAATAAGATGGTGTAACTTCAAAGGCACTAAGAAGAAAAGTAAAACCCATTTTTATTTCATCATCAATTAAATTAGGATACATTAGTTTTATACCTGTAATTTTTTCAATCTTTAATACACTTTTTACTATAGAAAATAAAAGACAAATAGTCAAAGGTATTAATGATACTATAACTCCAAGTAATTGAAAAAGTAAATCATTTAAACTCATGTAAGTATGCTCCTTATTTTATTATATGATCCTTTAGAAACATTCATATCTGTTAAGAATTGTTTAAGATTTGAGCTTATGACTTGATCTATTGCTTTACCACACATATAATCCTCCATATTTTCTGGAGCTGCATTGTTAAAACCAAATATAAGTGATATTTTTGATGCTTTTCTAACTGGAGAGGATTTTACAGCTAGTTTTGTTAAGCTTAAAATCATTCTATCTTCAGCTATGAATGGAATAAGACCAGCAATTACTGAAGGTGCCGCATCAGCCCAATAATAAGGATTAAATGGATCACTAATACTTCCTCCAGCACTTAAATAACATAAACCAAGACCTCCAATAATCATAGAAACACCTACTACTGAACCTGGACCTGAGGATAACATTAGTGTTCCTGCTGTTATTAGTGTTGTTCCCATTGTACTTTCTAGTTCAGGGGTTATTTCATTTAAGCAGTCTCTAAGAGTATTCATGAAATCGTTTGTAAAGTCGTTTGATGTAAAATTATTAAGTTTATTTAACATGTTTAGTAATTCATCTGTGTTTTCTCCATGATAGCAGTATCCTTGACCTATTTGTGATGTAGCTCCTTTTATTTTTTCTCCTTCTTCTTCTGTTTTCATCATGGTTTTAACAATTCCAGTTTTTAGATCTATTTCTATATAGTATGTTTGATTTGTTGTGGGTTCTATTGTTATTATTCCTGTTTTTTCATCGATTGTAAAGTTTACATTATTATTATTTAGTCTTACATCTTCAAAGAATATATATAGTGGACTTGTTATATTTTGCATTGATAATCTTAATGCTTGTTTTTCCCATTCTGACATCATTACTGTTGTCATAAATCTAAATTGCACTGTTTGATTTACTGTTGGATTGTTTGTTATTTTGGTTGATAGGGTTGGATCATATATGTTTGAGTATATTGTTCCATGATGATTTACACCTACTAATATTTGTGTATCATCTGCTCTTGTAAATGTTACATTATTATATGAGCCATAAAATTTACTCATTTCATCATTAAAATATATTATTGTTTCTCCAGTTAGGTATGTTCCATATGCTGCTTTTAGATGATCTGTTTTATCAACTTCCATCTCATTTATATTTGTGAATGTTTTGTTTTCATTTTTTGTATAAGTTTTGTTTTTATTTATTGTTTGTTGTATGTCATCTTTATTTATTAATCTGTTTGTAATTATGTATGTTTGAAGTGTTTGAAATGGCATTATTTCTGTTATTGTAAATAAATGATTTAATTTGTCTTTTTTATTTAGTGTATAGTTCTGGTAGTTACTTGTAAATGATGTGTTTATTGGGGTTGCATCCTTATCATCATCAGATAGTTGATTCATATCTGGAAGTAAAAAGAATATTGTTTGGTTTATTTTTCCGTTTACTATTGTTGAAAATTTTGTAATAAGTAGGATTTCCTCATTATATAGCTCAGTTGTTGATAATACTGATACTTGATTTATATCACCATATGCATATCCATATAATTTTATATTTAGTATTTTGTTATTATTTGTTGTATATATTAACATTCCTGGTTCTGTTATTGTTCTACTAAGTGTTCCTTCTATGTTATTTTTTCTGTAGTTATACAGTAAACTAAAGCTTTCAAAATTATTTTTTTCTGAAGTTAAGTTTAAGTAATATTTTTCATTTAAAGTTATCGCTCCATCCGGGTATGGC of Methanosphaera cuniculi contains these proteins:
- a CDS encoding chitobiase/beta-hexosaminidase C-terminal domain-containing protein produces the protein MLTRSDNIKSKYFILFLCLLIIFTTQVYAEDNNTYSNDNNISKITHEHEDINKNIVYENKNKTENKNNEINTTKKEDKNIEETTEDRSTLNNNTTNNLKTTVEPKVTVHNITEIRDNKLNITMTANVKGKIYYTRNGSTPTNKSKLYKDNEVLTICIKTQINAIVVTENNITSKITHYQSEQILTPPISVVVPQTDLINNQQTLNFTTNWDNTTIYYTTDGSNPKKSNTKIKYNNKTFKINKNTTLKYYTKDNLEGYESIVYTYNTPKYTQERPTLTIINTTRMYSDNHQRIMIQSNQPTTIEYYKYWGTNDVIHKKYTKELDTSKNTQLIITGKHKTTGQMASQKEYMPTKGTRTIMNYTYTLSMPYPDGAITLNEKYYLNLTSEKNNFESFSLLYNYRKNNIEGTLSRTITEPGMLIYTTNNNKILNIKLYGYAYGDINQVSVLSTTELYNEEILLITKFSTIVNGKINQTIFFLLPDMNQLSDDDKDATPINTSFTSNYQNYTLNKKDKLNHLFTITEIMPFQTLQTYIITNRLINKDDIQQTINKNKTYTKNENKTFTNINEMEVDKTDHLKAAYGTYLTGETIIYFNDEMSKFYGSYNNVTFTRADDTQILVGVNHHGTIYSNIYDPTLSTKITNNPTVNQTVQFRFMTTVMMSEWEKQALRLSMQNITSPLYIFFEDVRLNNNNVNFTIDEKTGIITIEPTTNQTYYIEIDLKTGIVKTMMKTEEEGEKIKGATSQIGQGYCYHGENTDELLNMLNKLNNFTSNDFTNDFMNTLRDCLNEITPELESTMGTTLITAGTLMLSSGPGSVVGVSMIIGGLGLCYLSAGGSISDPFNPYYWADAAPSVIAGLIPFIAEDRMILSLTKLAVKSSPVRKASKISLIFGFNNAAPENMEDYMCGKAIDQVISSNLKQFLTDMNVSKGSYNKIRSILT